A genome region from Deltaproteobacteria bacterium includes the following:
- a CDS encoding FHA domain-containing protein yields the protein TITVGRAADNDIVLYHRLTSRHHAILHWAASENKIYLADLASRNGTFLNRQRLSRDSRYELSPGDQLSFGPEPTLVYLTPEAFYDLIVMLAANYGG from the coding sequence TACCATAACTGTAGGAAGAGCAGCAGACAATGACATCGTGCTCTACCACAGGTTGACTTCCAGACATCATGCCATACTCCACTGGGCAGCCTCTGAAAACAAAATATACCTGGCGGATCTTGCCTCCAGGAACGGCACATTTCTGAACAGGCAAAGACTTTCTCGAGACTCGAGATACGAACTGTCCCCTGGAGACCAGCTCTCTTTTGGGCCTGAACCTACTCTGGTTTATCTTACGCCCGAAGCTTTCTATGATCTTATTGTAATGCTGGCAGCGAATTATGGCGGCTAA